A part of Paenibacillus donghaensis genomic DNA contains:
- the fabG gene encoding 3-oxoacyl-ACP reductase FabG, whose amino-acid sequence MFNDKIILITGSSRGIGRDVAIEFSKRKAIVIMNYKNDTDMARETFEIIKAFSPNSIQLQADISDPEQVKAMFENIKKKFGRIDILVNNAGISNDKLFINSTEEDWITCINTNVIGLMSCCHAAMKRMIRQKAGKIINISSVSIYDSKIGQTYYAASKAAVVAFSKALAKEAAKWKVNVNVVVPGLISTDMTDQTIKDMDSEIKKIPLGRIGTPQDVTSLILFLSGDQSDYITGGVFTVDGGLSA is encoded by the coding sequence ATGTTCAATGACAAGATTATATTAATTACGGGTTCGTCAAGGGGCATAGGCAGGGATGTTGCAATTGAATTTTCTAAAAGAAAAGCAATTGTAATTATGAACTATAAAAATGACACAGATATGGCACGCGAGACCTTCGAAATTATTAAAGCCTTCTCTCCAAATTCAATTCAACTCCAAGCGGATATATCCGATCCTGAACAAGTTAAGGCAATGTTCGAGAACATTAAAAAGAAGTTTGGGAGAATTGATATTTTAGTCAATAACGCTGGGATTAGTAACGATAAATTATTTATCAATAGTACAGAAGAAGATTGGATTACATGCATAAACACGAATGTTATAGGATTGATGAGTTGTTGTCATGCGGCTATGAAACGAATGATCAGACAAAAGGCTGGGAAAATCATTAATATCTCTTCAGTAAGTATATATGATAGTAAAATAGGTCAAACATACTATGCGGCTTCAAAGGCGGCTGTAGTAGCCTTCTCAAAAGCTTTGGCTAAAGAAGCAGCAAAATGGAAGGTTAATGTGAATGTGGTAGTTCCGGGTTTGATTTCTACAGATATGACCGATCAGACTATAAAAGATATGGATTCGGAAATAAAAAAGATACCGCTTGGAAGAATAGGAACTCCTCAAGATGTAACATCGTTAATTCTATTTTTATCCGGTGACCAATCAGACTACATTACAGGAGGGGTGTTTACGGTGGATGGTGGGCTGTCCGCATGA
- a CDS encoding BtrH N-terminal domain-containing protein: MKKMIEGFVYHPGYHCISTTLQNYFNYWGFNFTEAMAFGLDSSLGFCYRKHDVLTSIPAFYTGGRNYTWVDNICEVLELSHKRLFETNGEKAWQDTKASINNNIPVIVELDKSKLDYWKGILREVPFHMVPLVGYDDKHIWLGEVYDKKINDKRQSNNLHVTSIECVKKARGADLYWGNTHNAQHIIDVPQNYKLRLKEAIYKAIKKNTLSYLKDTNEGSHKALKLFTNEVVSWPEILPLKKFDNNRQCYVSPLRAQLIITGKMFDEVGTGGGNFRSLYSKYLYEASKIFSNHHLLLKAAKMMHQSSLNWIEISKYFHYSSRLDHSGIFIQLLKVKKLLEETIELEMKAFYLLEQWEGT, from the coding sequence ATGAAAAAAATGATTGAAGGGTTTGTGTATCATCCAGGTTACCACTGCATTTCCACAACCTTGCAAAACTATTTTAATTATTGGGGATTTAACTTTACGGAAGCAATGGCATTTGGTTTAGACAGTAGTTTAGGTTTTTGCTATAGAAAGCACGATGTGTTAACTAGCATACCGGCCTTCTATACAGGAGGTCGAAATTATACTTGGGTCGATAATATTTGTGAAGTTCTTGAGTTGAGTCACAAAAGACTATTTGAAACGAATGGTGAAAAAGCATGGCAGGATACAAAGGCTTCAATTAATAATAACATTCCAGTTATTGTTGAACTTGATAAATCTAAGCTTGATTACTGGAAGGGAATATTGAGAGAAGTTCCTTTCCATATGGTGCCTCTTGTGGGGTATGACGATAAGCATATTTGGCTAGGTGAAGTTTATGACAAAAAAATCAACGATAAGAGACAGTCAAATAATTTACATGTCACCTCAATTGAATGTGTTAAAAAAGCTAGAGGTGCTGATCTATATTGGGGAAATACCCACAATGCACAGCACATAATTGATGTACCTCAAAATTATAAATTGAGACTGAAAGAAGCAATATATAAAGCGATTAAAAAAAATACTTTGAGTTATTTAAAAGATACAAATGAAGGAAGTCATAAGGCACTCAAATTATTTACCAATGAGGTAGTGAGTTGGCCTGAAATTTTGCCGTTAAAAAAGTTTGATAATAATAGACAGTGTTATGTTTCTCCCTTACGAGCACAACTTATTATAACTGGTAAAATGTTTGACGAAGTTGGTACTGGCGGTGGGAATTTTAGATCATTATATTCTAAGTATTTATATGAAGCTTCAAAAATATTCTCAAATCATCACTTGTTATTGAAAGCTGCAAAAATGATGCACCAATCAAGCCTAAATTGGATAGAGATATCAAAATACTTTCATTATTCAAGTCGATTAGATCATTCGGGAATCTTCATACAATTATTAAAGGTTAAAAAGCTGCTTGAAGAGACTATTGAACTAGAGATGAAGGCGTTTTATTTACTTGAACAATGGGAGGGAACGTAA
- the mfnA gene encoding tyrosine decarboxylase MfnA, with amino-acid sequence MRQIGLNSNEIMKEIRDIRKADIQWPFVFNSICSEPLHIGVEAFIKGLDTNLGDNRIFKGTAKVESKVIELLKEVFHGPDMVGNIVSGGTEANFLALQVAKKMRPEVEKPEILFTETTHYSVLKAIEFMGLKYKIVETDENFSMDISDLIHKIGKDTIAIVVNAGSSELGCIDPIEQIAEIARENKIYLHVDAATGGFIIPFAKKLGYSLPEFDFSIDGVSSITVDPHKYGLAPIPAGGILFKNKDIQNYLTFNSYFYGTQAHTTLSGTRGGASVLAVYAILEYLGMEGFIQITKKNYESTEYLIERLEQLGYTLVCTPQLNIVTFYVDNAHNLMNQLETKGFIVSVSRRFKNALRIVINNHLNIDLIDKFVEMLITIDVKETSQ; translated from the coding sequence GTGAGACAAATAGGCTTAAATAGTAATGAGATTATGAAAGAAATACGTGATATTAGAAAAGCAGATATACAATGGCCATTTGTTTTTAATTCAATTTGTTCCGAGCCCTTACATATTGGTGTGGAAGCTTTTATTAAGGGACTAGATACTAATTTGGGAGATAATAGAATCTTTAAAGGAACTGCTAAAGTCGAGAGTAAAGTAATAGAGCTCTTGAAAGAGGTATTTCACGGGCCAGACATGGTTGGAAATATTGTCTCAGGGGGAACAGAAGCGAATTTTCTAGCTCTCCAAGTTGCAAAAAAGATGCGGCCAGAAGTAGAAAAACCTGAAATTCTGTTTACAGAAACAACTCACTATTCTGTATTAAAAGCGATAGAATTTATGGGCCTAAAATACAAAATTGTTGAGACTGATGAAAATTTCTCAATGGATATTAGTGATTTGATTCACAAAATTGGAAAAGATACGATTGCAATTGTTGTAAATGCCGGGAGTAGTGAGTTGGGTTGTATTGATCCTATAGAGCAAATTGCTGAAATTGCACGCGAAAATAAAATCTATCTTCATGTTGATGCAGCTACAGGCGGTTTCATCATCCCATTTGCCAAAAAATTAGGATATTCATTGCCGGAATTTGATTTTTCTATAGATGGAGTTAGTTCAATCACAGTGGATCCACATAAATATGGACTTGCTCCCATTCCTGCTGGCGGTATTCTCTTTAAGAACAAAGATATCCAAAACTACTTAACTTTTAATTCATATTTTTATGGGACACAAGCACATACTACGTTATCTGGCACTAGAGGTGGGGCTAGTGTACTCGCGGTATATGCAATTTTGGAATATTTGGGAATGGAAGGGTTCATCCAGATAACAAAAAAAAATTATGAAAGTACGGAATATTTGATTGAACGATTAGAACAGTTGGGTTATACATTGGTCTGTACTCCTCAATTAAATATCGTTACCTTTTATGTAGATAATGCACATAATCTGATGAATCAACTAGAAACAAAGGGGTTTATTGTATCTGTTTCAAGAAGATTTAAAAATGCATTAAGAATAGTTATAAATAATCATTTGAATATAGACTTGATAGATAAGTTTGTAGAGATGCTAATAACAATAGATGTTAAGGAGACGAGTCAATGA
- a CDS encoding class I SAM-dependent methyltransferase — MKKESAMKSYSSQELEKVVHYLDGPLRIALKENEAVILHADLKEGDCVLDIGCGTGFLSLIAAQKVNASGKVIGMDSRQEMLDVMQKKAEKRGLDHIIKPCLGDACSLEFSDNCFDAVVMSYVLHENSERTEILLSEIYRVLKPGKKLVISDFIKVADPERNKEIEAWHKGTDPESDADEVHLKFSLSDYISLFEKSNFKDVKGEIWIEFQGIVEGRK; from the coding sequence ATGAAAAAAGAAAGTGCTATGAAAAGCTACTCCTCTCAAGAACTGGAAAAAGTAGTTCATTATTTGGATGGTCCTTTAAGAATCGCGTTAAAGGAAAATGAAGCTGTAATTTTACATGCGGATCTAAAAGAAGGTGATTGTGTCCTTGATATAGGATGTGGAACTGGATTTTTAAGTTTGATAGCTGCTCAAAAGGTTAATGCAAGCGGAAAAGTGATTGGAATGGATTCGAGACAAGAAATGCTTGATGTAATGCAAAAAAAAGCAGAGAAGCGGGGGCTTGATCATATTATTAAGCCTTGTTTAGGGGATGCTTGCTCTTTGGAATTTTCGGATAATTGCTTTGATGCTGTAGTTATGTCCTATGTACTTCATGAAAATAGTGAACGTACTGAGATTTTATTAAGCGAAATCTATCGTGTTTTGAAACCTGGGAAAAAACTAGTGATATCTGATTTTATTAAAGTAGCAGATCCCGAACGAAATAAGGAAATCGAAGCTTGGCATAAAGGAACGGATCCTGAATCAGATGCAGATGAAGTTCACTTGAAATTTTCACTATCCGATTATATTAGCTTATTTGAGAAAAGTAATTTTAAAGATGTAAAGGGTGAGATTTGGATTGAGTTTCAGGGAATTGTTGAAGGGAGAAAATAA
- a CDS encoding phenylacetate--CoA ligase family protein: protein MPTVDSRINMLKYSLELKLEMIESLASEINEENKTNFNEFEASFLKKINNFINNSDFYKRYYELDATQIVKIENINQFQELPLLPRKKLEESYPLKALSAKVSDLSHYSESVSADCPISFFYSRHSWFHDHITVSNELLGEITPKDIVVVASPYELSIAAQELERVFEILGATIISCGIFNEVCPWDRFFNLLSSVKPNVLVCSATHSFIIADVATKMGFDLKRDFNINKVINVSENLCKAKRNRVAKIWDATVFDLYSIDGLPPLGVSDENGDILLMDKKFYFEIIDIYTNQVLVEKQVGELVITSLDNEALPLIRYRTGELASLSYRKDEFDNSRTVLKRYGKSSNKISVHNQTLTYQEIENILFSSGLQDKYYDVEYNENSISIYMDAINPDLFESSKEDILCRFPSSLRDYVKLKAYTQDERELKLASMQNINSNQKSFNFHKIY, encoded by the coding sequence ATGCCAACTGTTGATTCACGTATAAATATGTTGAAATACAGTTTGGAGCTAAAACTAGAAATGATTGAATCATTAGCATCAGAAATTAACGAAGAAAATAAAACAAACTTTAATGAATTCGAAGCCTCATTTTTAAAGAAAATAAATAATTTTATTAACAACTCTGACTTTTATAAAAGATATTATGAACTTGATGCAACTCAGATAGTGAAAATAGAAAATATAAATCAGTTTCAAGAACTACCTTTACTTCCTCGAAAAAAACTAGAAGAATCCTACCCTTTAAAGGCATTATCAGCTAAAGTTTCGGATTTAAGTCACTATTCGGAATCAGTTTCAGCAGATTGCCCTATTTCCTTTTTTTATTCCAGACACAGTTGGTTTCACGATCATATTACCGTTTCAAACGAATTACTAGGTGAAATTACACCCAAAGATATAGTTGTAGTGGCATCACCATATGAATTGTCTATTGCAGCCCAAGAGTTAGAGCGAGTATTTGAAATTTTAGGTGCTACGATAATTTCGTGTGGAATATTTAACGAAGTTTGTCCATGGGATAGGTTTTTTAACTTATTATCTTCAGTGAAACCTAATGTACTAGTTTGTTCAGCTACTCATTCTTTTATAATAGCGGATGTTGCAACTAAAATGGGGTTTGATCTAAAAAGGGATTTCAATATAAATAAAGTTATTAACGTATCAGAAAATCTATGTAAAGCAAAACGGAATAGAGTTGCGAAGATATGGGATGCAACAGTCTTTGATTTGTATTCAATTGATGGGCTTCCTCCATTGGGTGTTTCAGATGAAAATGGAGATATTTTGTTGATGGATAAAAAGTTTTATTTTGAGATTATAGATATTTATACCAATCAAGTGTTAGTTGAAAAGCAAGTAGGAGAGCTTGTCATAACGTCTTTAGATAATGAGGCATTGCCTCTAATCAGATATAGAACTGGCGAATTAGCATCTTTATCTTATAGGAAAGATGAATTTGATAATAGTCGGACTGTTCTCAAACGTTATGGTAAATCGAGCAATAAGATCTCGGTCCATAATCAAACGCTCACCTATCAGGAAATTGAAAATATTTTGTTTAGCAGTGGGCTCCAAGACAAATATTATGATGTTGAATATAACGAAAATAGCATATCAATTTATATGGATGCTATTAATCCAGATCTGTTCGAAAGTAGTAAAGAGGATATATTATGTCGATTCCCAAGCTCATTGAGAGATTATGTAAAGCTGAAAGCTTATACACAAGATGAGCGGGAATTAAAGTTAGCGAGTATGCAAAATATTAATTCTAATCAGAAGTCCTTTAATTTTCATAAAATTTACTAA
- a CDS encoding 2-deoxy-scyllo-inosose synthase has product MIKEIVLETFLQESTPIYLGSKIWESVLPEKMNELKTDKYFLITDFNIMNIYGQTLYDFLSKNYPVELIVLPAGEVNKNNMTCNYLIEELFERNITKSSVLIAFGGGVIGNIVGLAAALIFRGIRFFHIPITFMSQTDSILSRKQAINSMSGKNMIGSYYTPLFNFVDTSFLLSEPERLVRGALVETIKNGLIFNRNFFYEMKERINKGLVFNEENLFDLVKISILSKLPIIKNDPSEKALGMILEYGHTTGHAIEKLLKGKYSHGECVSIGMIIAARISNKLGLLSHDEVEEHLDILQALGTPTKVPDVLNSETIMRRMELDNKKDIHGIRFVLLNEIGSCIEGPEQSYMVEVNPEIQKEAINDSF; this is encoded by the coding sequence ATGATTAAAGAAATAGTTTTGGAAACGTTTTTGCAGGAGTCAACCCCTATTTATTTAGGTAGTAAGATCTGGGAAAGCGTTTTACCCGAGAAAATGAATGAGTTAAAAACAGATAAGTATTTCTTAATAACAGATTTCAATATAATGAATATTTATGGCCAAACACTTTATGATTTTTTAAGTAAGAATTATCCAGTGGAATTAATTGTTTTGCCTGCAGGTGAAGTAAACAAAAATAATATGACCTGCAATTACTTAATTGAGGAGCTATTTGAAAGAAACATAACTAAAAGTTCAGTTTTGATTGCTTTTGGAGGAGGAGTAATAGGAAATATAGTTGGGTTAGCTGCTGCTTTAATTTTTAGAGGAATAAGATTTTTTCATATTCCTATTACTTTTATGTCACAAACGGATAGTATACTGAGCCGGAAACAAGCTATAAATTCTATGTCTGGGAAAAACATGATTGGATCTTATTACACACCACTTTTTAATTTTGTGGATACTTCCTTTCTGCTTAGTGAGCCTGAGAGACTTGTTAGGGGGGCTTTGGTAGAAACAATTAAAAATGGATTGATATTTAATAGAAATTTCTTTTATGAGATGAAAGAGAGAATAAATAAGGGGCTGGTCTTTAATGAAGAGAACTTATTTGATCTCGTTAAGATAAGTATCTTGTCAAAGTTACCAATTATTAAAAATGATCCATCTGAAAAGGCTCTTGGAATGATACTTGAATACGGCCATACCACAGGGCATGCGATAGAAAAATTATTAAAAGGAAAATACTCCCATGGAGAATGCGTATCTATAGGGATGATAATTGCTGCTCGTATTAGTAATAAATTAGGTCTTTTAAGTCATGATGAAGTAGAAGAGCACCTCGATATATTACAGGCACTGGGAACTCCAACGAAAGTTCCGGATGTGCTTAATTCTGAGACAATAATGAGACGTATGGAACTAGACAACAAAAAGGATATTCATGGTATTAGATTTGTTCTGCTAAATGAAATAGGCTCCTGCATTGAGGGACCAGAACAAAGTTATATGGTAGAGGTAAACCCGGAGATTCAAAAAGAAGCGATCAATGATTCCTTTTAA
- a CDS encoding phenylacetate--CoA ligase family protein — protein MITKNSIDQLKRESELKLDSLKNLEDTQSLSKEQKKSYIEQKLIKEIHYAAENSHFYSKFYKDNLIDIQSIQKESDLQKLPFTTKEHLREQYPFGLLASSLEKVSHYAESTGTTGVPTSAYFSQKDWFQNNIYVAYRLMDLFSEDDIAIISAPYELSVPAQDLEKTFDLIGITQVACGVLNEFCSWEKTVDLIYKVQPTIMVASGTRVLLLSEVAQKMGYCAKMDFSVKKILNIGETANQSKAKKINEIWGADVFNAYGMTETCSLAITCHHGNMHIMDDRYNYEVIDVQSGHNIKGEGKGELVITSLENEVMPLIRYKTNDQVSISTQPCECGNTADIMQHYGRIDDVIRIGEWQISYLKLEEFIMSCESHNKFYRVEYDNKQMNITVDLKESYSADFITEELQSNFPESVRDNIIINIFDKEEREEYIEYLKKSLKPFSKMFVKK, from the coding sequence TTGATTACTAAAAATAGCATAGATCAACTTAAAAGAGAATCTGAATTAAAACTGGACTCCTTAAAAAATCTGGAGGATACACAAAGTTTATCTAAAGAACAAAAAAAATCGTATATTGAGCAGAAGCTGATTAAAGAAATTCATTATGCTGCTGAAAACTCGCATTTTTATTCTAAATTCTACAAAGATAACCTTATTGATATTCAATCTATTCAAAAGGAGTCAGACCTGCAAAAATTACCATTCACAACGAAGGAACATTTACGGGAACAATATCCATTTGGACTATTGGCTTCGAGTCTTGAAAAAGTTAGTCATTATGCGGAAAGCACCGGAACGACAGGTGTTCCGACCTCTGCATACTTTTCTCAGAAGGATTGGTTCCAAAATAATATTTATGTAGCCTACAGACTAATGGATTTATTCTCAGAGGACGATATCGCAATAATTTCAGCACCGTATGAATTATCTGTTCCAGCCCAGGATCTTGAGAAAACATTTGATTTAATAGGAATTACTCAAGTGGCATGTGGTGTACTTAATGAATTTTGTTCATGGGAAAAGACAGTAGATCTTATATATAAAGTTCAGCCTACAATTATGGTGGCTTCAGGAACTAGAGTGCTGCTGCTGTCAGAAGTTGCTCAAAAAATGGGATACTGTGCGAAAATGGACTTTTCCGTTAAAAAGATTTTAAACATCGGAGAAACAGCGAATCAATCCAAAGCAAAGAAAATTAATGAAATATGGGGAGCCGATGTTTTTAATGCTTATGGAATGACCGAAACCTGTTCTTTGGCAATTACTTGTCATCATGGAAATATGCATATTATGGATGATAGATATAATTACGAGGTTATTGATGTTCAGAGCGGACATAACATAAAAGGTGAGGGCAAAGGAGAACTGGTTATAACTAGCCTGGAAAATGAAGTGATGCCCTTAATTAGATATAAAACAAATGACCAAGTGAGCATTAGCACTCAGCCCTGCGAATGTGGCAACACAGCGGATATTATGCAGCATTATGGAAGGATTGATGATGTAATTCGTATAGGTGAATGGCAGATTTCATATTTGAAATTAGAAGAGTTTATTATGAGTTGTGAGAGTCATAATAAGTTCTATCGTGTGGAATATGATAATAAGCAAATGAACATAACGGTTGATTTGAAAGAAAGCTATAGTGCCGATTTTATAACAGAAGAATTACAAAGTAACTTTCCTGAATCTGTTAGAGACAACATTATAATAAATATCTTCGATAAGGAAGAAAGGGAAGAATATATTGAATACTTGAAAAAAAGTTTAAAGCCATTCTCGAAAATGTTTGTTAAGAAGTGA
- a CDS encoding carbon-nitrogen hydrolase family protein — protein sequence MVNVGMVQLNINTYKQEEFFNKCEIYIEECSRNNVQLVCFPECFNYQLELGNSLNNQFDSEDSKECIDFILKMARKYKLYIVCGTLISENSKLYNTAIVVSPEGELLGMHKKINLTFFEKEIITAGENVHCYETHVGKIGLLLGNDINSFTICQKLLDENVEVLICLVQIPSEFSDSYLSIVKARTIDLDCFIVVASGCGIKDNTNLTFKGISNVYSNPHLSGNNKLFEMDHGKDAFFEGVVYGNYDLESFRNKRNQVYRPNKITIS from the coding sequence ATGGTTAATGTGGGAATGGTTCAGTTAAATATTAATACCTACAAACAAGAGGAATTCTTTAATAAATGTGAGATTTATATTGAGGAATGCTCACGGAATAATGTGCAATTAGTATGTTTTCCAGAGTGTTTTAATTATCAGCTTGAATTGGGAAATTCGCTTAATAATCAATTCGATTCAGAAGATTCAAAGGAGTGTATTGATTTTATCCTTAAAATGGCAAGGAAATACAAATTATATATAGTCTGTGGCACTTTAATTTCAGAAAATAGTAAATTGTACAACACCGCTATTGTAGTATCTCCTGAAGGGGAATTACTCGGTATGCACAAAAAAATCAATCTTACTTTTTTCGAGAAGGAAATTATTACTGCCGGCGAAAATGTACATTGTTATGAGACACATGTTGGAAAAATCGGGTTATTGCTTGGCAATGATATTAATTCATTTACAATATGCCAAAAATTGTTGGATGAAAATGTAGAGGTTCTGATTTGTCTAGTTCAAATTCCATCAGAATTTTCGGACTCGTATTTATCGATAGTAAAAGCAAGGACAATTGATTTAGATTGTTTTATAGTTGTCGCTTCTGGTTGTGGGATAAAAGATAATACAAATTTAACTTTTAAAGGGATAAGCAATGTTTATAGTAATCCGCATCTATCCGGCAATAATAAATTATTTGAAATGGATCATGGAAAAGATGCCTTTTTTGAAGGAGTAGTTTATGGAAATTATGATTTGGAGTCATTTAGAAATAAAAGAAATCAAGTGTATAGACCAAATAAAATAACGATAAGTTAG
- a CDS encoding TrpB-like pyridoxal phosphate-dependent enzyme → MQKNMFFLKEQDLPTQWLNIKSVLPDKLPPLKEPNDDRGSRLDVIKKIRTKAMLDQDGTEEKWVDIPGEVLDKYIQVGRSTPLMRAIELEQYLDTPAKIYIKREDFLPTHSFKLNTAIPQAYYAKNENVKGLISETGAGQWGLGLSYACNMFNIEAIVFWVRISMEQKPFRKYWSEMLGGKIYPSPSKLTSSGRILLEKDPNSYGSLGTAIGDAISYTLENEEYKYASGSNLNHVLLHQSIIGLETYRQLEIAGDMPDTVIACCGGGSNLGGIMAPFIQAKVENPSNIKLLAVESNASPRLSKGEYKYDFSDPLGITPLTLSYTMGHDFMPPSSHVGGLRQHNGSPMVGMLRNKGILDAVSYDQEEIFEAGRLFTKLYGSIPAPETCHAIKATIDEALSAKVNNEKKTILMCFSGNGLLDLNGYIESSDKKR, encoded by the coding sequence ATGCAGAAAAATATGTTTTTTCTAAAAGAACAAGATCTCCCTACTCAATGGTTAAATATAAAATCTGTGCTACCAGACAAACTTCCTCCATTAAAGGAACCGAATGATGACAGAGGGTCAAGGCTGGATGTTATCAAGAAAATAAGAACAAAAGCTATGTTAGATCAGGATGGTACTGAAGAGAAGTGGGTCGACATTCCAGGTGAAGTATTAGATAAATATATACAAGTTGGCAGATCAACTCCGTTAATGAGAGCGATAGAATTAGAGCAATATTTAGATACCCCAGCAAAAATATATATAAAAAGAGAAGATTTTTTACCTACACATAGTTTTAAATTGAATACGGCAATACCACAAGCATACTACGCAAAAAATGAGAACGTAAAAGGATTAATAAGCGAGACCGGTGCAGGTCAGTGGGGGTTAGGTCTGTCATATGCATGTAACATGTTTAATATTGAAGCCATTGTGTTCTGGGTGAGAATTTCAATGGAGCAAAAACCATTCCGGAAATACTGGAGTGAAATGCTTGGGGGGAAAATATATCCTTCGCCTAGCAAGTTAACAAGTTCAGGACGGATTTTGTTGGAAAAAGATCCTAATAGCTATGGCTCTTTAGGAACAGCAATTGGTGATGCAATTAGTTATACGTTGGAGAATGAAGAATACAAATATGCGTCAGGTAGTAATTTAAATCATGTATTACTGCACCAATCTATAATAGGGTTAGAAACCTATAGACAATTGGAGATAGCAGGGGATATGCCTGATACAGTTATTGCTTGCTGTGGTGGGGGCAGTAATCTCGGCGGAATTATGGCTCCATTCATACAGGCAAAAGTGGAGAACCCTTCAAATATTAAACTATTGGCGGTAGAATCGAATGCTTCTCCAAGATTAAGCAAGGGTGAATACAAATATGACTTTTCAGATCCATTAGGAATTACTCCACTAACTCTATCCTATACAATGGGACATGATTTTATGCCCCCATCCTCTCATGTAGGCGGACTACGTCAACATAATGGCTCCCCTATGGTAGGTATGCTCAGAAATAAGGGAATACTTGATGCGGTTTCTTATGATCAAGAGGAGATCTTTGAAGCGGGAAGGTTATTTACCAAATTGTATGGCAGCATTCCCGCACCTGAAACTTGTCATGCGATTAAAGCAACGATCGACGAGGCACTTTCTGCAAAAGTAAATAATGAAAAAAAGACAATCTTAATGTGTTTTAGTGGAAATGGACTACTTGACCTAAATGGGTACATTGAGAGTTCTGATAAAAAACGGTGA
- a CDS encoding zinc-dependent alcohol dehydrogenase gives MNNLSLVIESKQQLKCINKPIDDHLLPDEVLIKVHYVALCGSDIKLYKGQYTAPHRYPIILGHEWIGEVVATGISAESKWCEKDLVTGDCSIYCGSCEQCKKNKNLCERVQKRGITIDGAGSQYVKISSKYLYKCPKTAVTRPYVLTEPLAVAVEGIKKIGSQKLSEAKEVLILGAGGIGALSAIALIDQGVSNITISDVEEVNIRTIQSMGLTNATPIHADMTKNVSEYVNHFDLIIEASGNENAIVSSLHLLRSGGTLLCLGHQNSIHIDFGMVIKKSLNIIGSIGGTGGFQEAIRIIERNEKCITKLITRMVPIDLVQHFFSKELDLQKNVKIVIEMN, from the coding sequence ATGAATAACCTCTCTTTAGTGATAGAATCCAAACAACAGCTAAAGTGTATAAATAAACCAATTGATGATCATTTACTTCCAGATGAAGTGCTTATCAAAGTTCATTATGTGGCTCTTTGTGGATCAGATATTAAATTATATAAGGGTCAATATACGGCTCCGCATCGATATCCTATAATTTTAGGCCATGAATGGATAGGAGAAGTAGTTGCAACTGGCATAAGTGCAGAATCAAAATGGTGCGAAAAAGATTTAGTTACTGGAGACTGCTCAATCTATTGTGGCAGCTGCGAGCAATGTAAAAAGAATAAAAACTTATGTGAAAGAGTTCAAAAACGGGGAATTACAATAGATGGGGCAGGCTCTCAATATGTTAAGATTTCTTCGAAATATTTATATAAATGTCCTAAAACTGCTGTTACCCGGCCCTATGTTTTAACAGAACCATTGGCGGTGGCCGTTGAAGGAATTAAAAAAATAGGCAGTCAAAAATTATCTGAAGCCAAAGAAGTTCTTATTTTGGGTGCAGGTGGCATTGGTGCACTGAGTGCAATTGCACTAATTGATCAGGGAGTCTCCAATATTACAATCTCAGATGTGGAAGAAGTGAATATTCGTACTATTCAATCGATGGGACTGACAAATGCAACCCCTATTCATGCAGATATGACCAAGAATGTATCTGAGTATGTAAACCACTTTGATCTTATTATTGAAGCATCAGGCAACGAAAATGCTATAGTCTCTTCACTTCACTTATTGAGATCAGGGGGGACTTTGCTATGCCTTGGCCATCAGAATTCTATTCATATAGATTTTGGGATGGTTATAAAAAAGTCCTTAAATATTATTGGAAGTATTGGTGGGACAGGGGGATTTCAAGAAGCTATTAGAATAATTGAACGGAATGAGAAATGTATTACGAAGCTGATCACAAGAATGGTGCCGATAGATTTAGTACAGCATTTCTTTTCAAAGGAACTGGACTTGCAGAAGAATGTTAAAATTGTAATCGAAATGAACTGA